Proteins encoded together in one Thermoplasmatales archaeon BRNA1 window:
- a CDS encoding deoxycytidine triphosphate deaminase — protein MTILSDRDIVKGVKEGTIGISDWNDKSLTPNGYDVRVAEISINGTVHGADEGVVKIPPKTMFYVSTIERVRMADDVCGNLWLRTSWIRKGIIAAFGMVDAGFEGTLTLGSYNSSDHEVEIPIGERYCQLVFQTMSSPSEKSYEKRSGHYQNQTGVTLEPKKQ, from the coding sequence ATGACCATTCTGTCCGACCGCGACATCGTGAAAGGCGTGAAAGAGGGGACCATCGGGATTTCCGACTGGAACGACAAGAGCCTCACCCCCAACGGGTACGACGTGAGGGTCGCCGAGATCTCCATAAACGGCACCGTCCACGGTGCGGACGAGGGTGTCGTGAAGATCCCTCCGAAGACAATGTTCTACGTCTCCACCATCGAGCGCGTGAGGATGGCCGACGACGTCTGTGGCAACCTCTGGCTCCGCACCTCCTGGATCAGGAAGGGGATCATAGCTGCCTTCGGCATGGTCGATGCGGGATTCGAGGGCACACTCACCCTGGGAAGCTACAACAGTTCCGACCACGAGGTAGAGATCCCCATCGGCGAGAGGTACTGCCAACTGGTCTTCCAGACAATGTCCTCCCCGTCCGAGAAGAGCTATGAGAAGCGCTCCGGACATTACCAGAACCAGACCGGCGTGACGCTCGAGCCCAAGAAGCAGTGA
- a CDS encoding cobalamin biosynthesis protein CobD, whose amino-acid sequence MELWIDAVLIAISTLLIDRYVGDVPNRYHPLRWMGNLLDAIDRRLHNRTSWWATVVGFLSYMLVLVLFSFAALMILMLVRYGLAGVCGFEIFGQGSDLGEIAWIVMTGLLVKVTYSLFLFRKNCSVIMDDLRNGDLDAAADKTQMMVNRKTRGMDEPHLTSSCCETISENLVDSVVSPFFYYGILGMFGAVMFRCANLMDAMWGRRNEKYNMLGHFPARWDDVLGFIPSRLSPLFIGFAAWLMRLKNRRPAMKAAIREHKLTPSPNSGWPMTATAAAMGISFEKKDVYVMGEGPLPSIDDIARCYRLIEVTSILFMFIIAVPVSILLGIHVQVAMEDWLHDIIEVF is encoded by the coding sequence ATGGAACTCTGGATCGACGCGGTTCTGATTGCCATATCGACGCTGCTCATCGACCGTTACGTCGGCGACGTGCCGAACCGCTACCATCCCCTCAGGTGGATGGGGAACCTCCTCGACGCCATTGACAGGCGCCTGCACAACAGGACTTCCTGGTGGGCCACCGTCGTCGGGTTCCTTTCGTACATGCTCGTGCTCGTCCTGTTCTCGTTCGCCGCGCTGATGATCCTCATGCTCGTGAGGTACGGGCTAGCGGGAGTCTGCGGATTCGAGATTTTCGGACAGGGTTCCGACCTGGGGGAGATCGCATGGATCGTAATGACGGGTCTCCTGGTCAAGGTCACCTACTCCCTGTTCCTGTTCCGCAAGAACTGCAGCGTCATCATGGACGACCTGAGGAACGGCGACCTCGATGCCGCCGCGGATAAGACCCAGATGATGGTAAACCGCAAGACCCGCGGCATGGACGAACCCCATCTGACGTCCTCATGCTGCGAGACCATCTCCGAGAACCTTGTGGACAGCGTGGTCTCCCCGTTCTTCTATTACGGCATCCTCGGGATGTTCGGCGCGGTGATGTTCAGATGCGCCAACCTCATGGATGCCATGTGGGGCAGGAGGAACGAGAAGTACAACATGCTCGGTCACTTCCCCGCGAGGTGGGACGACGTCCTTGGATTCATACCGTCCAGGCTCTCCCCCCTGTTCATAGGCTTCGCAGCATGGCTGATGAGGCTGAAGAACCGCAGGCCGGCCATGAAGGCGGCGATTCGCGAGCACAAGCTCACACCCAGCCCCAACAGCGGTTGGCCGATGACCGCCACCGCGGCGGCCATGGGGATATCCTTCGAGAAGAAGGACGTCTACGTCATGGGAGAGGGCCCCCTGCCCTCCATCGATGATATCGCCCGCTGTTACCGCCTCATCGAGGTCACATCGATACTGTTCATGTTCATAATCGCCGTCCCCGTCTCGATCCTGCTGGGAATCCACGTGCAGGTCGCCATGGAGGACTGG
- a CDS encoding diphthine synthase, translating into MSSELIFIGLGLSGVDGMTVAALNALKNCDRIFGEFYTSSVIGVEVKDLEEAIGKKIEVVYRSEVEEGHAIIDSAKECSTAFITAGDTMLATTHVDLRIQAQYEGIPVRIFNGISIFTAVPTMFGLQPYKFGRAVTIPFLERNYQPKSPYDHIMENKKRGLHTLILLDIRAEELRYMTAKEALEWLISGEEKWQEGLITDKTLMCVISHAGAPDQKIVAGYPKDLLEMDLGAPLQSLVLPGNLHFMEAEALVDFADAPKEIIQDDD; encoded by the coding sequence ATGTCATCCGAGCTCATTTTCATCGGACTCGGCCTCAGCGGCGTGGACGGCATGACCGTCGCCGCCCTGAACGCTCTGAAGAACTGCGATAGGATCTTCGGCGAGTTCTACACCTCCAGTGTCATAGGTGTCGAGGTCAAGGACCTCGAGGAAGCCATCGGCAAGAAGATCGAGGTCGTCTACCGCTCAGAGGTCGAGGAAGGCCACGCCATCATCGACTCCGCCAAGGAGTGCAGCACCGCATTCATCACCGCCGGAGACACTATGCTTGCCACCACCCACGTGGACCTCAGGATCCAGGCGCAGTACGAGGGCATCCCTGTCCGCATCTTCAACGGGATCTCCATCTTCACCGCGGTCCCCACCATGTTCGGTCTCCAGCCCTACAAGTTCGGAAGGGCGGTCACCATCCCGTTCCTGGAGAGGAACTACCAGCCGAAGTCCCCCTACGACCACATCATGGAGAACAAGAAGCGCGGCCTCCACACCCTCATCCTGTTGGACATCCGCGCCGAGGAGCTCCGCTACATGACCGCAAAAGAGGCCCTCGAGTGGCTGATCTCCGGAGAGGAGAAGTGGCAGGAGGGGCTCATCACCGACAAGACCCTCATGTGCGTCATCTCCCACGCGGGAGCCCCCGACCAGAAGATCGTCGCGGGATACCCGAAGGACCTCCTGGAGATGGACCTGGGCGCACCCCTGCAGTCCCTCGTCCTCCCCGGAAACCTCCACTTCATGGAGGCCGAGGCGCTGGTGGACTTCGCCGACGCTCCCAAAGAGATCATCCAGGACGACGATTGA
- a CDS encoding putative methyltransferase, whose translation MSRCVRVPKSEGEQVRKALMDGGILDHRHRIGADGDFLLIPILADSYEGYEVVDFELGEQPRQETDYKAVAKVPDDIRAMLPSAFDVIGDIAIMKLEDGLKPYSGEIGRALVQVTPNIRAVFDDAGVKGEFRVRELVKIYGEGSSEVIHKENGVRMMTDPSKVYFNPRLATERMRIARMVRPGETITDMFAGVAPFGCVICRNADPGIVYSIDLNPECERFMRENMRLNRITKIEPIIGDGREVVKTLPKADRVLMNLPQIADEFLQDALGCVKSGGMVHMHKILERSELEGYKEQITSKMSDLGLLMEIAHVEELKNYSPTKSVYVFDIRSA comes from the coding sequence ATGTCCAGATGCGTCCGCGTCCCGAAATCCGAAGGCGAGCAGGTCAGGAAGGCCCTCATGGACGGGGGCATCCTCGACCACCGCCACCGTATCGGCGCGGACGGGGATTTCCTCCTGATCCCGATCCTGGCAGACTCGTACGAAGGGTATGAGGTCGTCGATTTCGAGCTCGGGGAACAGCCCCGTCAGGAGACGGATTACAAGGCTGTAGCAAAAGTACCAGATGACATAAGGGCGATGCTTCCTTCGGCCTTCGACGTCATCGGCGATATTGCAATAATGAAGCTCGAGGACGGGCTGAAGCCTTACTCCGGGGAGATAGGGAGGGCGCTCGTCCAGGTTACCCCCAACATCCGCGCGGTGTTCGACGACGCCGGTGTGAAGGGGGAGTTCAGGGTCCGCGAGCTCGTGAAGATCTACGGCGAGGGCTCCTCCGAGGTAATCCACAAGGAGAACGGCGTCCGCATGATGACGGACCCGTCGAAGGTGTACTTCAACCCCAGACTTGCCACCGAGAGGATGAGGATTGCGAGGATGGTTAGGCCGGGGGAGACCATCACCGATATGTTCGCCGGCGTCGCACCGTTCGGATGCGTGATCTGCCGCAATGCCGATCCAGGTATCGTCTACTCCATCGACCTTAACCCCGAGTGCGAGAGGTTCATGAGGGAGAACATGAGGCTCAACCGCATCACGAAGATCGAGCCAATCATCGGCGACGGGAGGGAGGTGGTGAAGACCCTTCCCAAGGCCGACAGGGTGCTGATGAACCTCCCGCAGATAGCGGACGAGTTTCTCCAGGATGCCCTCGGATGCGTGAAATCCGGCGGGATGGTCCATATGCACAAGATCCTAGAGAGGTCCGAACTGGAAGGATACAAGGAACAGATCACATCGAAAATGAGCGATCTGGGTCTTTTGATGGAAATCGCCCACGTGGAGGAGCTGAAGAACTACTCCCCCACGAAGAGCGTTTACGTTTTCGATATCAGGTCTGCCTGA
- a CDS encoding ABC-type Fe3+-siderophore transport system, permease component — MTEEVLVAVDEKAEYRSYTKRKVFLILALLAGVIILLGLSLMIGDRDISFFEAYRLLFMKITGGEPVDTHEFLDLYIVAEVRLPMAVFAIIAGASLAVAGAAMQSVMNNPLADAYTTGISSGASLGVAVSMVLGISLVTNTSVAQFGTITNAFIFSLIPMMMILAVSSRMNTSPASLILAGIAVSYFLNAFTSLLMLVADGQTMQAVYNWQIGSISAIGWTEVPFMATVSIAGMIFMILCANKFNIMTMGESSAKALGLDIESFRLISMIIISLMVASVISFTGIIGFVGLVCPHMIRSVIHSDNRYVMPASAMLGAVMMLSCQLVTVAISPDTLSIPVGVILSFVGAPIFLYLIVRRNSNVW; from the coding sequence ATGACCGAAGAAGTCCTTGTGGCCGTCGATGAAAAGGCGGAATACAGGAGTTACACCAAGAGGAAGGTATTCCTGATTCTCGCACTCCTGGCGGGTGTCATAATCCTTCTTGGCCTTTCATTGATGATAGGGGACAGGGACATCTCGTTCTTCGAGGCCTACCGTTTGCTGTTCATGAAGATCACCGGAGGCGAACCCGTTGATACCCACGAGTTCCTCGACCTTTACATAGTGGCCGAGGTCAGGCTGCCTATGGCGGTTTTCGCCATAATCGCCGGGGCATCTCTTGCCGTCGCCGGTGCCGCTATGCAAAGCGTCATGAACAACCCTCTTGCCGACGCATACACCACAGGGATCTCGTCTGGAGCGAGTCTCGGAGTGGCCGTATCGATGGTCCTCGGGATCAGCCTCGTCACAAACACCTCCGTTGCTCAGTTCGGCACCATCACGAATGCGTTCATATTCTCGCTGATTCCCATGATGATGATCCTGGCCGTTTCCAGCAGGATGAACACATCCCCGGCATCACTGATCCTGGCAGGTATCGCGGTTTCGTACTTCCTCAACGCTTTCACTTCGCTTCTTATGCTGGTGGCCGACGGTCAGACGATGCAGGCGGTCTACAATTGGCAGATCGGATCCATTTCCGCGATCGGTTGGACCGAGGTCCCGTTCATGGCGACCGTCTCGATTGCCGGAATGATCTTCATGATTCTGTGTGCGAACAAGTTCAACATCATGACGATGGGGGAATCCAGCGCCAAGGCCCTGGGTCTAGACATAGAGTCGTTCCGTCTCATCAGCATGATCATAATTTCGCTAATGGTGGCGTCCGTCATCAGTTTTACGGGAATCATCGGATTCGTGGGGCTTGTCTGCCCCCATATGATTCGCTCCGTCATCCACTCCGACAACCGCTACGTCATGCCCGCATCCGCTATGCTAGGCGCAGTCATGATGCTAAGCTGCCAGTTGGTCACCGTCGCAATCTCGCCGGACACCCTGTCGATTCCCGTCGGAGTCATACTGTCCTTCGTCGGTGCCCCGATCTTCCTCTATCTGATAGTCAGGAGGAACTCCAATGTCTGGTGA
- a CDS encoding Histidinol-phosphate/aromatic aminotransferase and cobyric acid decarboxylase, translating to MQIEPRAELKDLPPTVHGGQGWKLSGVEDYSQNLNPMGPPPGLAAEVQKALGGIGHYPDALCTEDREVIAKYFDIRPENVVMGAGSSEIIRNFPAAFMERGDLVLMPRPSFAEYTQQIKIAGAQVDYFDLSPDSGFHIDFEDLESQLQSTQYKALYLCNPNNPTGVVESKDNILKIVKVCEDMDTLVFLDETLLGLSKDADLRSCASYINDYTNLLVAESFTKSFAIPGMRIGFGLSNPEICAEMQKVSLPWNLGTVEQAVVKYLTDNMGYVDVAAKELRKESEIMQARLEDIGFPVGPVSDSFFYFVSCRPLGLTGAEMQKMMLKEGIMVRDCASFGPQFEDYIRYCVKDRARNERFISVAEKVMSSFPGL from the coding sequence ATGCAGATCGAACCTAGAGCGGAACTGAAGGACCTGCCTCCCACCGTCCACGGGGGACAGGGCTGGAAGCTCTCGGGTGTCGAGGATTACAGCCAGAACCTGAACCCCATGGGACCTCCCCCGGGGCTCGCCGCCGAGGTCCAGAAGGCCCTCGGGGGCATCGGCCACTACCCCGATGCGCTGTGCACCGAGGACCGTGAGGTCATCGCGAAGTACTTCGATATCAGACCCGAGAACGTCGTCATGGGAGCGGGATCCTCTGAGATCATCCGCAACTTCCCCGCGGCGTTCATGGAGCGCGGGGACCTGGTTCTCATGCCGAGGCCCTCCTTCGCGGAGTACACGCAGCAGATCAAGATCGCCGGCGCGCAGGTCGACTATTTCGACCTCTCCCCCGACAGCGGCTTCCACATCGACTTCGAGGACCTGGAGTCGCAGCTCCAGTCTACTCAGTACAAAGCGCTCTACCTGTGCAACCCCAACAACCCCACCGGAGTGGTGGAGAGCAAGGACAACATCCTAAAAATCGTGAAGGTCTGCGAGGACATGGACACACTCGTGTTCCTCGACGAGACCCTTCTCGGACTCTCCAAAGATGCGGACCTCCGCTCCTGCGCGTCCTACATCAACGACTACACGAACCTCCTTGTCGCGGAGTCGTTCACCAAATCCTTCGCCATCCCCGGCATGAGGATCGGCTTCGGCCTGTCCAACCCGGAAATCTGCGCGGAGATGCAGAAGGTGTCCCTCCCCTGGAACCTCGGTACCGTGGAGCAGGCGGTAGTGAAGTACCTCACGGACAACATGGGGTATGTGGACGTGGCCGCCAAGGAGCTCCGTAAGGAGAGCGAGATCATGCAGGCGAGGCTGGAGGACATCGGGTTCCCGGTCGGTCCCGTATCCGACTCGTTCTTCTACTTCGTTTCATGCAGGCCACTGGGCCTCACCGGAGCCGAGATGCAGAAGATGATGCTCAAGGAGGGCATCATGGTGCGCGACTGCGCGTCGTTCGGACCGCAGTTCGAGGATTACATCCGTTACTGCGTGAAGGACCGCGCCCGCAACGAGAGGTTCATCTCGGTTGCGGAGAAGGTAATGTCCTCTTTCCCGGGTCTGTGA
- a CDS encoding isochorismatase family protein Amidases nicotinamidase -like protein, whose amino-acid sequence MIMEEIWGKKPAFVVIDAQRKFFLDRPDWKERCAAAVKDVNEFSAMFRKAGNPVIFVKFKGPTCRPYEGEDGDEFFEGIETREGDIYVEKENMNSFLDTNLEEVIKSNGCDIAVMAGTVAQYCVISTYFAAFDHKITSYLAQGTFLGTTPETEAAVDCICKVLTKERTQKFLDTGE is encoded by the coding sequence ATGATAATGGAAGAGATATGGGGAAAGAAGCCGGCATTCGTGGTCATCGACGCCCAGAGGAAGTTCTTCCTCGACCGTCCCGACTGGAAGGAGAGATGCGCGGCAGCCGTGAAGGATGTCAACGAGTTCTCCGCGATGTTCCGTAAGGCAGGGAACCCGGTCATATTCGTGAAGTTCAAGGGTCCCACCTGCCGTCCTTACGAGGGCGAGGACGGGGACGAGTTCTTCGAGGGTATCGAGACCCGCGAGGGGGACATCTACGTCGAGAAGGAGAACATGAACTCTTTCCTAGACACCAACCTCGAGGAGGTCATCAAGTCGAACGGGTGCGATATCGCTGTCATGGCCGGCACCGTGGCGCAGTACTGTGTCATATCCACATACTTCGCTGCTTTCGACCACAAGATCACATCCTATCTCGCCCAGGGCACCTTCCTCGGTACCACTCCCGAGACCGAGGCGGCTGTGGACTGCATATGCAAGGTCCTCACCAAGGAGCGCACCCAGAAGTTCCTCGACACCGGCGAGTGA
- a CDS encoding Acyl-CoA synthetase (NDP forming), translating to MLAYLNPKALAVIGASADETKLGGMLVKNMIDAGFKGKLYPINPKGGEIMGYKAYANVKEIGEPVDVAVVAVKRDFVIQAIKDCGEAGIKYVSILTAGFKEDSPEGKKLEEELVATAKACGVRIMGPNCFGNMNIRAGVNYTFSHIVPKAGNISIMSQSGAVGSSILDWFCTSGMGVANFVTFGNKSDLDEADFIRYFSEDPDTKVIGMYIEGISNGERFIKAIEEMPIKKPIVVFKSGKTEAGSKAASSHTGSIAGSDAVNNVVFKKLNIHRAFDLDEMFDALMAFSACEPMKKDAIGIITNAGGLGVMSADAAFSAQYVYAAKLADSTIAEFREKMPKVAGLTNPIDIRGDASPEDFETAVRTIIKDPSVGGLVIMGSPLDTADLPDVAKVLVKIMHELPYPATTCFAGGKKCGEANAILKEAQFPTYPTPDRAVRALDIMRKYQLGLEAPADPLKMPKADGRKAVKAILDGAVAEGRYSLTEAEGKKIFQAYGVPVPGEASVTSEKDAVDACNKICYPVVMKIISPDIQHKTDVGGVVVGVKDAEAAKNAFNSIMANCKKNKPEARLDGVSIQQMVSGQEVILSMVRDVQFGPVVSFGLGGIYVEILREISQKHVPMTEQQLDDMITSTKAYKLLSGARGLPVADIDAIKDVIRRIVLISVENPEIKEIEINPVLVGKKGEGCYAVDCLCTIVH from the coding sequence ATGTTAGCTTATCTTAACCCGAAGGCGCTGGCGGTCATCGGCGCATCCGCAGACGAAACCAAGCTCGGCGGAATGCTCGTCAAGAACATGATCGACGCCGGATTCAAGGGAAAGCTCTACCCGATCAACCCCAAGGGCGGGGAGATCATGGGATACAAGGCGTACGCCAATGTCAAGGAAATCGGCGAGCCCGTCGACGTCGCTGTCGTGGCCGTCAAGAGGGACTTCGTCATCCAGGCAATCAAGGACTGCGGTGAGGCCGGCATCAAATACGTCAGCATCCTGACCGCGGGATTCAAGGAGGACAGCCCCGAGGGTAAGAAGCTCGAGGAGGAGCTCGTCGCCACCGCCAAGGCATGCGGCGTCCGCATCATGGGTCCGAACTGCTTCGGAAACATGAACATCAGGGCGGGAGTCAACTACACCTTCTCCCACATCGTCCCCAAGGCGGGAAACATCTCCATCATGTCCCAGTCCGGAGCCGTCGGTTCCTCCATCCTCGACTGGTTCTGCACCAGCGGAATGGGGGTCGCCAACTTCGTCACCTTCGGAAACAAGTCCGACCTCGACGAGGCCGACTTCATCAGGTACTTCTCCGAGGACCCCGACACCAAGGTCATCGGAATGTACATCGAGGGAATCTCCAACGGAGAGAGGTTCATCAAGGCCATCGAGGAGATGCCCATCAAGAAGCCCATCGTCGTCTTCAAGTCCGGTAAGACCGAGGCCGGTTCCAAGGCAGCTTCCTCCCACACCGGATCCATCGCCGGTTCCGACGCCGTCAACAACGTCGTCTTCAAGAAGCTCAACATCCACAGGGCATTCGACCTCGACGAGATGTTCGACGCCCTCATGGCGTTCTCCGCCTGCGAGCCCATGAAGAAGGACGCGATCGGAATCATCACCAACGCCGGAGGTCTCGGAGTCATGTCCGCGGACGCCGCGTTCAGCGCACAGTACGTCTACGCGGCGAAGCTCGCCGACTCCACCATCGCGGAGTTCAGGGAGAAGATGCCCAAGGTCGCCGGTCTTACCAACCCCATCGACATTAGGGGAGACGCCTCCCCCGAGGATTTCGAGACCGCTGTTAGGACCATCATCAAGGACCCCTCCGTCGGAGGACTCGTCATCATGGGATCCCCCCTCGACACCGCCGACCTGCCCGACGTCGCGAAGGTCCTCGTGAAGATTATGCACGAACTGCCCTACCCCGCCACCACCTGCTTCGCGGGAGGAAAGAAGTGCGGTGAGGCCAACGCCATCCTCAAGGAGGCCCAGTTCCCCACCTACCCCACCCCCGACAGAGCTGTCAGGGCCCTGGACATCATGCGCAAGTACCAGCTCGGACTCGAGGCACCCGCCGACCCGCTCAAGATGCCCAAGGCGGACGGGCGCAAGGCGGTCAAGGCCATCCTCGACGGCGCAGTCGCCGAGGGACGCTACTCGCTCACCGAGGCCGAGGGTAAGAAGATCTTCCAGGCCTACGGAGTCCCCGTCCCCGGAGAGGCATCCGTCACCTCCGAGAAGGACGCCGTGGACGCCTGCAACAAGATCTGCTATCCCGTCGTCATGAAGATCATCTCCCCCGACATCCAGCACAAGACCGATGTCGGCGGAGTCGTCGTCGGAGTCAAGGATGCGGAGGCCGCCAAGAACGCCTTCAACAGCATCATGGCGAACTGCAAGAAGAACAAGCCCGAGGCAAGGCTCGACGGCGTCTCCATCCAGCAGATGGTCTCCGGTCAGGAGGTCATCCTCTCCATGGTCCGCGACGTCCAGTTCGGTCCCGTTGTCTCCTTCGGACTCGGAGGAATCTACGTCGAGATCCTCAGGGAGATCTCCCAGAAGCACGTGCCCATGACCGAGCAGCAGCTCGACGACATGATCACCTCGACCAAGGCCTACAAGCTCCTCTCCGGAGCCCGCGGACTGCCGGTCGCCGACATCGACGCCATCAAGGATGTCATCAGGAGGATCGTCCTCATCTCCGTCGAGAACCCCGAGATCAAGGAGATCGAGATCAACCCTGTGCTGGTCGGCAAGAAGGGAGAAGGCTGCTACGCAGTCGACTGCCTCTGCACCATCGTGCACTGA
- a CDS encoding ABC-type Fe3+-siderophore transport system, permease component: MSGDVERYSKEDYLASRRRKMIAFIVSTALCITFAVLSMAINQYGLSLGEIFGIIKDHVHGNINTDDYREYIEDLIVFESYIPRAIACITAGAILGAGGAVMQSVIKNPLADSYTMGLSAGALLGVSCFVILGIGVVSGNFGLMANAFLFSLIPCGVVIVFSVFRNTTSNMIVFVGIAISFLFSAITTFINYTAAPEQLEEVYKWSIGSLGRLDPDCILFLIPSTIIMIVSLLFLADKIDITAAGDKYSKTLGVDAPRIRIVAILIVSLFTSITVCFVGTIGFIGLVIPNIVRIYAGSNSKTLIPISSIAGATLLLAADCVARMLIPGGFPVGFVTSLVGGPMMLFILMRRKNNAWGN, encoded by the coding sequence ATGTCTGGTGATGTCGAGAGGTACTCCAAGGAGGACTATCTCGCCTCCCGCAGGCGCAAGATGATCGCGTTCATCGTTTCCACGGCCCTCTGCATCACCTTCGCGGTCCTCTCGATGGCCATCAACCAATACGGCCTGTCCCTCGGCGAGATTTTCGGGATCATCAAGGACCATGTCCACGGGAACATCAACACAGATGATTACAGGGAGTACATCGAGGACCTGATAGTGTTTGAGAGCTACATCCCGCGTGCGATCGCATGTATCACCGCCGGGGCAATCCTGGGAGCCGGCGGAGCGGTGATGCAGTCCGTCATCAAGAACCCGCTCGCGGATTCCTACACGATGGGGCTGTCCGCAGGAGCTCTGCTCGGCGTGTCGTGCTTCGTCATCCTCGGGATCGGGGTGGTGTCCGGGAACTTCGGCCTCATGGCGAACGCTTTCCTGTTTTCGCTCATCCCCTGCGGCGTAGTCATCGTGTTCTCGGTCTTCAGGAACACGACCTCCAACATGATAGTGTTCGTGGGGATCGCCATTTCCTTCCTGTTCTCGGCCATAACCACATTCATCAATTATACGGCGGCGCCCGAGCAGTTGGAGGAGGTCTACAAATGGAGCATCGGAAGCCTCGGGAGGCTTGATCCGGACTGTATCCTGTTCCTCATCCCGTCCACAATCATCATGATCGTCAGTCTGCTCTTCCTCGCCGACAAGATCGACATCACGGCGGCGGGGGACAAGTACTCCAAGACCCTCGGCGTCGATGCCCCCAGGATCCGCATCGTCGCCATCCTCATCGTCTCGCTGTTCACTTCGATCACCGTCTGTTTCGTCGGAACCATCGGTTTCATCGGACTGGTCATTCCGAACATCGTCCGCATCTATGCAGGTTCGAACAGCAAGACCCTCATACCCATCTCCTCCATCGCAGGCGCAACGCTTCTTCTGGCCGCCGACTGTGTTGCAAGGATGCTCATCCCCGGAGGTTTCCCCGTGGGATTCGTGACTTCCCTGGTAGGAGGTCCGATGATGCTCTTCATCCTCATGCGTCGCAAGAACAACGCCTGGGGCAACTGA